From the genome of Vibrio spartinae:
TGATATGACCGAAGAACTGATTCTTGCCGGTGCAGATATTGTTAAAGTTGGGATTGGCCCCGGTTCGGTCTGTACCACCCGGGTCAAAACCGGTGTCGGCTATCCGCAATTGTCCGCCATTATTGAATGTGCTGATGCTGCCCACGGTTTAGGTGGTCAAATCATCGGTGACGGTGGCTGTACCTGCCCCGGAGATGTCTCAAAAGCGTTTGGTGGCGGTGCTGATTTCGTCATGCTCGGCGGGATGTTGGCCGGACATCATGAATCCGGTGGCGATATTGTGGTGCAAGACGGGGAAAGTTATGTGCAGTTTTACGGTATGTCTTCCAAGAGTGCGATGGATAAATATGCCGGTGGCGTCGCGCAGTACCGAGCCGCTGAAGGCAAAACCGTGTTACTCCCTTACCGGGGCAGTGTCGAAGACACCATTCAGGATATTCTCGGTGGCGTCCGTTCAACCTGTACCTACGTCGGTGCCGCCAACCTGAAAGAACTCACCAAACGCACAACATTTATTCGGGTTCAGGAACAAGAGAATAATATGTTTGGCAAGGAGTCGTAAGCGGAATCATTTACAACCTGTTGAAGTAATTATAATTTGATATTGCCTCTTTACGCTCTATATTTTCGTCAATATACGACATAGGGGAAAGAGGCAAATTATAATGGATAGTATCTTGATTCCATCTTTTGACGTTGTTGAGGTTTTTAATGACGCCTTCATTGTTTCGATCTCAGGTTAAGCGCTTATTTCTATGCAATTACAACTCAGCGCCAGTAATGCGCTAAACAAATGGCTTAAAGCCGATTTACCACGGTTACCGCATGAGCCGGGTCAGCAAGTCGGAGTCAACAAACTGAGCTCCGACCATAATCTCATGAGTTGGCAGGTGCACCTGATCGATAACTACTATCGATCGGCGGAGAAAACCCTGATCGTCTGTGAAGCTAACAGTCGTTTTACCTATTTTATTCCGCTGAATCGAGGATTACTCACTCCCGATGAACTGAGTGAACGGTTAACAATTGAGTGGCAATTTGCCTTTGTCGAAGCTCTGGAAACACACGGTTTGGTTAGCTGTTATGACATTGCTAGGATGCTGTCAGCGTTAAATGACATGGCGTTCAAACCGCACTGGATAAAAAATACCGATCTCAGTATTAACGGCCACATCTCGGATGCGGCACAGTGGGTGACTCAAACATTAGAAGACCGAAACCTCGACCGCTTAAGCCAACCACTGGCGT
Proteins encoded in this window:
- a CDS encoding GMP reductase; translated protein: MRIEQELKLGFKDVLFRPKRSTLKSRSQVNLTREFTFKHSGRQWRGVPVIAANMDSVGSFGMAEALAKYDVITAIHKHYSLQEWQTFVQAADAETRKHVMVSTGTSDADFTKMQATLALSEDLMFVCIDIANGYSEHLVEFVARVRSALPDKVIVAGNVVTGDMTEELILAGADIVKVGIGPGSVCTTRVKTGVGYPQLSAIIECADAAHGLGGQIIGDGGCTCPGDVSKAFGGGADFVMLGGMLAGHHESGGDIVVQDGESYVQFYGMSSKSAMDKYAGGVAQYRAAEGKTVLLPYRGSVEDTIQDILGGVRSTCTYVGAANLKELTKRTTFIRVQEQENNMFGKES
- a CDS encoding amino acid adenylation; this translates as MQLQLSASNALNKWLKADLPRLPHEPGQQVGVNKLSSDHNLMSWQVHLIDNYYRSAEKTLIVCEANSRFTYFIPLNRGLLTPDELSERLTIEWQFAFVEALETHGLVSCYDIARMLSALNDMAFKPHWIKNTDLSINGHISDAAQWVTQTLEDRNLDRLSQPLAFEIATYINSQTKSIKVNHQKQRFVPIERLLAYVQEITLPNATSNDQSDAMSNVIPLRR